Proteins encoded by one window of Streptomyces sp. ALI-76-A:
- a CDS encoding sugar ABC transporter permease gives MLRLWPLGLGVSFSFTGDGERNGATVGLDNYAELIDDPLFRTALRNVGLLVLLLPVAVAIPGLLATFIYLRVPGHRFFRSVYFFPAVLSPVIVGAIFNLLLAFDGPLNAVLGGSGVGPVDWLGDPDVAIFAVVGVHIWATSGMALVVFLAGFATLDSALLDAARVDGASLARMIWHVIVPGLARTIRFVVVTTTIGMLTSMFGLLYVMTSGGPEGSTYLPEYYIWVQQGQMSRPALASAASTVLFLIMLAVGLLQVGLLRRAGRED, from the coding sequence GTGGGGCTCGACAACTACGCGGAGCTCATCGACGACCCGCTGTTCCGCACCGCGCTGCGCAACGTCGGACTGCTGGTGCTGCTGCTGCCGGTCGCGGTCGCGATCCCGGGACTGCTCGCCACCTTCATCTACCTGCGGGTGCCGGGACACCGGTTCTTCCGGAGCGTCTACTTCTTCCCGGCTGTGCTCTCACCGGTGATCGTCGGCGCGATCTTCAACCTGCTCCTGGCCTTCGACGGTCCGCTGAACGCCGTGCTCGGCGGCTCAGGGGTCGGCCCGGTGGACTGGCTCGGCGATCCCGACGTAGCCATCTTCGCCGTCGTCGGCGTGCACATCTGGGCGACGTCAGGGATGGCGCTGGTGGTGTTCCTGGCCGGGTTCGCGACCCTGGACTCCGCACTTCTGGACGCCGCCCGGGTCGACGGCGCCTCGCTCGCGCGGATGATCTGGCACGTCATCGTCCCGGGTCTGGCCCGCACCATCCGGTTCGTCGTCGTCACCACGACGATAGGGATGCTGACCTCGATGTTCGGGCTGCTCTACGTCATGACCAGTGGTGGCCCGGAAGGGTCGACCTACCTGCCGGAGTACTACATCTGGGTCCAACAGGGGCAGATGAGCCGCCCGGCGCTCGCGTCGGCCGCGTCCACGGTCCTCTTCCTCATCATGCTGGCCGTGGGCCTGCTACAGGTCGGCCTGCTGCGCCGGGCGGGGAGGGAGGACTGA